A stretch of DNA from Oreochromis aureus strain Israel breed Guangdong linkage group 23, ZZ_aureus, whole genome shotgun sequence:
CAGCAAGTAACACTTAATCTGTTCCTAATAAAATGGCTGCTTAAACTGAGTGCACATCTCTACCTAGTGGGGAGCTACAGTTTTGACATTTAACTCACTGTGAACTCTTTTCTCAGAGTGCTCTTCACATGTTGCATAACTGAAGAGGAGGGGAAAAGTTTTTGTCCTTCATCCCTCTGACAATCAGACtgctttaaaaacagttaagGAAGAAATTCATTTTCCTCCTTCTGCCTGTTTCTGCACTTATGTTAAtgtcacataaacacacaaatgaaTCCAGCTTAAAAATGCAGATAATAAAAAAGTTGTTCATCAGCTCAGAAACCCTCTGCTGATGTTTCACTTTCCCAATCTTGCTTCATGTGTTCGGCTTCTAATGTGAACTCTACTGAAGAGCATCGAAACAGATGAGAAACAGTCATCTGCTTTTATGCTTTGTTCATTGTTATTCCTGCAGCTCTTTGTGGGGCCCAGGAAGGGAATTATGTTTAGGTGCTGTCCTAAAACCTTTTATTCAGACACATTTATGTCTCAGTCCCACAGCTGGCATGATAATGTCAGACTTCAAATACAGATAGAATTTCCCAGCAGTCAAAGGCCCAGAGATTAATAGTAGCAGCTGTTGTTCTTGGCTGCCCCAACATAAGAATGGGtggggttttatttatttatttatttatttttaaaacagtgtGATCTGTTTCCAACGCGGAATGTAATTTCTTGGAAATTAAAACAGAATGGACCTCAACTGTCCAGTTTGAATATTTTAATCCCATGTGATCAAAGTACACATGTAACGGAAACAAATGATTTACCCCAAATAGAAAGTGAAAGATATAAAGACATGAGTTTATCAGATTGTCACGGTCTGGGTGGCAGACCATGGGGATGTGGGGAagtaggacccaaaatgcaggactcttgTGATGAAAAAGTGTCTTAAAGGCAAACAATAAATCCCCGTAAACTCCCGCTTCGTGTCCCTGCGCCCGTGCTCTGTGCTCCGTGTCTCCGTTCCCTGTGTACAATCCGTTCGCTGCTTCCTCGTTTCCTCctgggaaacacacacaaaggcaaTACTTTCACACAGCGGCACACTAGCACTTACTTCACACAGTTGCTTAGAAACTGACGGGAAGTCACGCAACAATCCAGCATCCTGTTCAGTTGCAGGTGTGTGATCCTCGACCTTGGGTGTGGCCAGCCTTTCAACGGGAACAACCCTCCCTCCAGGCCTGGTGTGCCAGGAAAACCAggacactacacacacacacacacacacacacacacacacacacacacacacacacacacacacacacacacacacacacaccagtcagTACACAGGAAAACAAGGGACAGCAGCACCAAACACACACCATCAAACATTAACAAGTCCATAGACTGCTCATGAACCCTGGGTCGCTCAGAGCCGGGTCCCTGACACAAATGAATCGGGGATTCACTGACAACATGCTGTCTCTGTGTGATGTATCAGGAAGTCAAGGATAGTGGATACACCGGATGGAAGAAGGATAGGGAGAGGCTGGTGTGGCAGAGGAGGATGTCGGGGAGAGTGTGAGACTGAGGCAGATGATCCTCTGTGGTGaaccctaaagggagcagctcaAAGGAGAAGTTGTTTATCATTTTACACCTCATTGAACTGCATATACATTTCTAAAGTTTTAATGAGTTTCATTTCCTTTTATAGTGTGTAGCCTTTACATATTTGTATACTTCATATTTTCTGATATCTGTATGTCATATATTTATAGCACACTATTGTATTCTTAGTTCTTGCCACACACTATCAATGAGTGAAAAATATGTTGATCCTGTGTATGTCCAGGCAGATCTGACATAAAGCTGACTTTTGACTTAAAGTTTAACACTTAAAGAGTTGGGTTCAGTTATATTCCccaacttttctttctttttatttttgctgttgaGTAATcccattttaatattaattttatactGTTGCTGACTCATCCATTGCATATTATGGAGATAGCCAAAGATGGTCTGCTATGAAATGGGACAAGCTGGAACCCGTGTgtgcttattttaataaacaaactTAGATTATCAACATACAATGATGGCTTCTGTCTTATAAAGATGATCCAAAGAATATGTGCCCCAGTTTAGGTGACTGAAATTCCAGGAttttatttggattttatttAGCATCAGTTAGCATGTATGTTCCCATACAGTCTGTGGATGCAGCTGATAGCTCATAACTTAGCACTCAACTGTCTTTTCCAGGTATGCTCACCTCAGGCTCCATGAAACCAACATGGTGATGGTCATAAATGTGACATAAAATAAGGAGTTAAAAAATGATTGGGGTAAAGTAtacacatccatcttttatatgctGCCTGTCAGCTCAGATGGAGATGAAGCTATAAGCATTTATTTGATATAACCTCAAtaatcagctgtgtaaaaaagCATAATGGATCCAGTCATAACTGAAGTCACACAGATTAATTGAGTTTAATGTTTTAAACATGTGATCACAACACGGTAGTTACACAGTATTTTGTCATCACTTATCACACAGTTCCTAAGATGATTAAACTGTATTAATCTGAAACTGCATATGTAATTGTCTCATTGTCTGTCTCTAGGTTTGTCAAATCTCCTTTAAAACAGAATGCATCCTTATCTTCATTTCTTCACTTCTTATTTAAAGGGATGTAAATGTTTTATATGGAAtcatttttgttagttttttttttttttaatcagaattTGAGGTAGGGGAAACTCAGTGATCAGTAACTGCTGCAGACATGCAGTACACACtggaataagaaaaaaatacagatcAAATCATTCATATATTGAGACAAAAGACTACAAAGAACCCCCTCTTCATAAAAACTTTCTGACTTAACATTCATTCTTATAGTTGCACTGGTTGTTATAATCACTGATAAGCTATTAAGCAGTTTAAAGATTATGATGTGAAACAAACAGTGTTGGGGAgaaacggaatacatgtaccaccgttacgtatttaaaatacaaaatatgagtaactgtattccgttatagttaccgtttaaaaaggtggtattcagaatacagctactttgctgaaataaagggattacacggcggtactttcctttTTCATATGTTCGGCTATGCCCTTTGCTATTTTTGGTTTCCACGCCTCAAACAAATCatgcattaagaggctctaatgcctgtgtctcaatctcgcggcccatgtcacccctaCTTGCGGCTGCATAATtacatgaagaaatattttaaaaaattattcacaaaaatgatttaatataaaggcaataggcagagtgttacaggcatagccctaaagaatgtaagtaagtaagtaaagttaatttattaagcgcttttcatagacaggtagtcacaaagcgctgtacacaaagattaaaataaacagtatgataaatagcaaaatgcacaatatacgcaatataataaataatgtagcttcatgggcagtgtagtccgtgctgcagggagaatggactgtcataccgttatgtgtctgtgagcgagggagggagaaaaaggaaaagtacgagttgtcaccgagcagaagcgggagatggaagcatgtaaatataataataaccactgcagccaaaaagagtgcctgacgagcccagttctaagtaagctattaagactcggctgtacacttttttttgtgtttttctccgaAACAATAAATtcagttggagcagcctttcaacgcctctctctgtctctcgctagcaaagttgacccagacaacaaagtaaagctagttttcagctacgagccGCCACAGAACCCGACATATTAGCCAGatgtccctttactacggttcggagccgtgAACCTGTTCTATATACGCGCAGAATAGTTTTCGATACGAGAGCGCTGCAAAAAGTGCGGACTTACCTAATGTCAACCTACTGTTacttattttatattaagatttaaaaatctagtcggtattggtatggcgagtaaccttcagtaaaagTCATAattcacacagcaatagtacattcatgtagttgtaaaaagcatgataatatattaagtattccaaagtattcagaatactttactctcattgagtaacgtaacggaatatgttacaaaatacattttgggtcatgtattctgtaatctgtagtggaatacattttaaaagtaaccttcccaacactggaaaCAAAAGCTAAATCAGTAGAAACAGTTCAAATCTGAACACACTCTCTTCCTCCTACCCCGTTATATTAATATGAAGCTGAAGGAGAAGATGCATTTCAGTATTCAAATGGACACACTGTTTTCGACCACCTCTGGATCCAGGTATGTGTATGGCAGGTCCAAACTTGAGTTTCTGGCTTTGATGTCTGCACTCAGCTTTTTGAGCTCTTCTTGGAATTCTTTTATCTTCAGGAGAGGAAACCTTTCAGTGAAATGTTTCTCTGGGTACTGGCCAAGAAAAATCTGTTGACATCAATATGAAATCAATGGGAGAttgtgttttggtttcactGTCACGCCAATCAAATATGTAACTCTAGtaacattttaatgtattttacataaaataaacataaatgtaaTGACATACATTTTTCATATGGTCTTTGGTGAGTACTTACACTATCAGAGGACTGCTTGCTGAGTAGCCATACGGTGGCCATGGCATGCACTGTTGTGTTAACACTGGGAAATGTCTCCAGTATTGTTTTCTCAGTTGTTGTCCCCTTTTCTTTTGGTGGGGCAAGTTCCATGGTAGTAGGACTGTTGGGCATCCAGCCACCAAAGTCATACTGCATTGGAGAAGTAACGGATACATCATTTATAGGATTTGAAGGATAGTTTTTAAGTCTGATGGCATTAACCATTGGATCCCAATGTACCAGATAGTCCCCAAATATAAGAGGTTGTTTTCTGAGGTGTTTAACATCTAGGTTCATCCATCAAGTCTAACATCCTGGTATCCATGAGGTTTAGCCAAGTTAAACATTAGCAGGTAGTTAGGTAGCAAGAGCCCATCTAAAGATGTGGCACCATGCTCTGACTGACTAAAAACTAAATAGCAGCCATGTTTAGTAAAGTCATGCTACTTAACCAATAATGATTTGCTACCTGGTGGCTAGCTACAGAGCTATGGTTAGGCTAATATAAACACATAAGGCACAGGGAAGATGAATGTGCAAAAAGTCTTACTGGGATACCACAGAATTGTATCATGACGGTGGAAGACCCACGAGCtatgttgcttttgtttttgatggAGCAATGTCTGAACTATAGGTCATGTGGAGGGGAAGCTGGCCAAACAAATGAATTTATGAACAAGgcagataaatacaaaatactagACTGGGTAGGCAATGAGAAAGATGATCCTGTTAAGTTGCTGGTTAAATGTGATAATTAGATcagccaaagaaaaaaataagagaatGACTTGCTTTAGGGTGTGCAACAAGCTTAGGACTGCTGGGTGAGGACTGGTACACCCTGTCTCAGGGAAGAATCTCTGAGCCCTAACCAACTAGATGAGGCAGAATTGTTGTTTTTACACAAGCTCAATAATAAGTTCATATAATAACTGTTAAACCAGTTCCCAAACTCTGAAAAGTATATTTAGAATTGGTGGCTAGCTTTTAAGTTAGTCAGCTCAAGTTAACCCATTGTTTGCCATATAATTTCAAACACTACAATGTTTCAGTGGTTAGGTCTTTTAGTGTGGAGAAGGTGAGTGCAATATATAATGACATCTTGTTTCTGAGTCATGGCAGACAGAAGATGCTGAAAATTGATCACATttcagatagatagataaacaGAGTTAGTTAAACTACAGACATGTCTTGAAAACCTGTACTTAGGACTGCTGGGTGAGGAGTGGTACACCCAGCCTCAGGTGAGAAACTGTAATTAGATTACAGTTGCAATTGTATAGTTACTTGCATTACAAAAATGCAATGCTGCAATGGGCAGCATtcattttaagaaaagtaataattaatgtgtaatacattacttCTTTTGAGTAAGGACCCCAACACTGGTGTTTAacatacaatataaagcaccttgaggtgagaGTTATGATTCTGCCCTTTATGAATACTattgaaataaactgaaaaacatttaaaatccactgcatGATTTTCTATGAACTTTAAggtttattaatattttggaaGTTAAATTATGAACTACTTGAATGACCTTATGATTTAAAATGTGAGCTGTGGCCTACAAAAGGTGtggggggtggctgtagctcaggaggtagagcaggtcatttactgattggaaggttgatGCCAAATAACCGTGACATGCAGACTAGGGGGAGCAAGGGATCTAAGAtattaaccccaagttgctctccgatgcatccatctgagaatgaatgaatgaattggtgaatgtggcatgctgtagagagtgctttgagtactctggaagagtagaaaagcatataagaatcagtccatttaccatttacaaaaATGGTCATGAGTGTAGTACACAAATGAGTGGACAATAAATGGGATTCCAGTTGGAAATAGCTGTACTTACTTGCTGCTTCCATGTTCACAAGGCAAAGTGCAATTGTGATCATAGAATACATTAAGTATTATATTAGCTGTTGATGGAGTTGTATAAATTCTTTCGCAAACCTCAAAAGTTAGTGGAGTTTACCTATCCAAAAGTGATGCATGGAGGACAGAGAAAATCTGACCAGTACACCATCACTGATAATCAGGATAAATTAAAATGCTTCACCTGTCCAGAGTTTACAGCTGAGTGCTGGGCAGAGCAAGTGAAGATCACCATGGTGACAAACTTGACCATCTCATCCACAGTGGTGAATTTCTGTGGAATTCCTGAAAATATGAAAGAATAAGTTATGAATAATGTCaatattaaatataatataatatacaaTGAAAACATTATCAGCACCTGTGCTTTCCTGTGAAAGGAATCCATACTGAAAAATTTCTTTAATCCAGTTCTGCAGTTCTGTATCTTCCTGGACCTCAGCATCAGTCTTGTAGTAGAAGGCAAGTGTTGACTTCACAAACCTTTGATGAAATTGAGACACATTCAAATATGTTCCTAGTTTCATTGTAGGTTTCTAAACACATTTCTAAAAAGCTATTATGCATAACAGATGATTATCAAATAATGACATGCAAAACATCCCTGGTTGAATTCTAAGCTTATAAACACATTAACAGATTAAGTTCACAAATTGTCTGAAGCTCATTTGAACTTGATAATTACAATATTTTCTCCTCTGATTGATATTACTTCCCACCCCTGACACTGAGTACTATACTGAGGAAAAATAATGACTGGGAAGCCATCGGGAataattttcatttgttttggcATCCATCTCAAAGTGCAATACCTCATTTACCAGGGTGTGAAGCATGGTCTTGGaatgaacttcaaaataaatgaaagttaTTCTATAATTATATGTATGTTGGGTCAGACAAAGTAGTGATAGAACCTGCTGATGATTTCCCAAAGCTGGAGTCCATCATCCCTGTAGTAGAAGTTTGGCACATCTTTCAGTCCACGTTCCGCAATATCATCTGGGATACAGAGGGAGCTGTAGGTCAGTGTGGACAGTGATCTTCTCAGGATTGTGAGGGCACCCTCTCCACCAGAAGATGTAAACTAGAGAACAGTCAAATCTcagtgacaaaaaaatacatgctggtcaaaaaaaacatttgtttgtcttttcttctgtttataCCTTAGCAAAAGTTCCACCTTTAGATATTAGGAGCATCCGAGCTAAGAAGTTGATGTTCAAAGTGTAGCGAGTGTGAGGTATGAGAAGCTGAGGGAAACAGAGAAATTCATTAGTAAGaaaactactttttcctttcttctgtgatttttttatattcACAAGTTTAATTCTGTGTTTCACTGCTGTATAACAAATAAGAAAGTAAAAGACTAACATCACGGTCGCAGGTTTTGTTGCTTTGCACACCATTTAGTGGTGTGTAATATCTTAGCTTTCGTACCTTGTACAGTGGATGCACCATGGGCAGGTTGCGCAGCAGTGACACTGCAAAAACCTCAGCCAGCAGGTGAGTGCGCAGCAGGTGAGCATTTAGCTCATACAGGTTGAAGTTTGCACTTCTCACAAACATCTTGGCAATCAACCAGTCATACTCAGAATCACTAGGATAAAAGATTGGGTTGTCCTCTTTTGGTTTCTGCTTCAGCTGCAGGAGAAGAAAtacatgtgtttttcttttttgtactagcttttttttattcaatacTAAGCATCAAACACTTTTGTTAGATGTTGCTTGTGTAGAATATGTGTCATGTGTAACTAAACCCAAGGAGCAGACCAACTTAAATGCACAGTGCAGTGAAAAGCTTTTTTTACAGTTAAAATCTAAAGTAAAGGCACAAAAAGGAAACACACTGAGGATCTCAGACGATctagggagagagagacacgGTAATTAGTGACTGGAAGGCACATGACTAGGAAAAGATCTGGATAATGAAAGAACAAATTTATAGTTACTTGTCAAACTATTACAAAGTCTTGGGTGGGGAGTTTGAGGACAGCTGGCTGAGGCAGAGAGGAACAAAGGTGAGAGATGTGGTGTGCGAGAGGCATGGCACCCCCATGCCTCTCACCAGGTAAGCAGCAAAGGGCCCTATTTGGGGATGGTGGACTGAAAACAGTGTGACAAGCAAAACATGCTGATCAAAAACCCTCAACTTCGTGATCAGTAAAGCAAACCAGGAGTATTCCAAAACAATGGGAGAGCTGGGAGAGGAGAAAACCAAGACCTGAATCCAATAAACTTGATTATCAGACAAAATAAGGTAGACAGGTTACGTTGGATGAGTGAGGAGTAACTGGCCGTTGAGGACAGTTACTTCCACAAGAGCCTCCAGTGGCCGGACCTCAGTACCGAGTTGTTTCACAAGCTAATTGTCAATTAAACTCTGCTCAGCACCAGAGTTCAAAAGCACTTGTACAGAAAGACTGCCAGTGGATAGTTGCATGGGGGACCTTCGAGTCCAGAAGACACCACTTACCAGTACCCCCACATTTACAGATTGGCACTTTCTTTTGGTTGAACCACGCAGGCGGCCAAGAAAAGGCCCACAGACCTATGTGCAGAGTCACTCCACAAACCTCTACCAGTGGTCCTTTGATGCAACCTAGCTGCATCAGCTCCCACGCAACTAGCTAATAgactatgtgcacgttagcatatgctacttctGGTGCGGAAACTCCTGtggggagctttgtttccggtgtcctattcacgccttgtttacggtccaaaacaagttaagcaaatgaatgactcaagcggcgatttacatttctatagatctcttgggcatttacccaatatatctgtaaatgatgttcatcgacttgtcgatattttttCCCACgcgcctcagagcaaaagagaaaagggattcaaatgttatatttctcagtaTCTGTAAAcagcggtccctcgtttatcgcgggtgttatgttctaaaaataaccagcgataggtgaaatcaagtagccaattttattttttgacggtgcaaaacgtttcgtcgacatcgtggacatacagtactgcacttcagagtcacactgctagcgatcgatgcagcgattctgtactgtacaggagagatgtcacggaggagatcgtctacagcgatcaggacgcaggacacaatgtgatgtaaaaaaaagcatgcaaacttgcactaaaaaatctgctaaacagcgaggtgaaaggtgaaccgcgttatagcgagggaccactgtaattttgaaggtaagtcacaacgTACCCTTCATaaatactaatgtatagaaacccttaccagcaatcattcattttttgtgtggctttttttacGGTTTGTTAATacgctgtgtaggtgtgtacttgacaagctgatatcgacataatgggggaaacatctggtttgactattcttcacctgtagtttgaatgctgaacatttgcctgtttaaatcataagaccagtcactatacagagatgtgcttctgaatgtggatgatgtgtcttctgattttgtaatgcagttctgcttgtgttgagtgatatAAACAACTGATtgatctaaactctttaaacatCACAAttgatcattagatttttttatgacacaacagtggtgagtgttcccaccttctgctctttgtaacttaacGCGATCTTTCCGT
This window harbors:
- the LOC116327369 gene encoding hydroperoxide isomerase ALOXE3-like, producing MGDYEVIVFTGNVSSASTFNKIYIKLVGTDGESERTHLWSCVPSFYRGAVSHFIVSCQKSLGHLALIELEKENQTLVPNKAWYPAKVDVTSPEGGKYSFPVYRWITDSKVQSFREGAALTVIEDKHRLLGHYSRQQELLERQEVYSWDKQGISHLKADSLLSLPYDIRFSLTKTAEMVYIGATGLGRLGLMGILQSNKFTCMEDIKQLLNVHKTQVSEYVCNHWKEDTFFGYQFLNGTNPMLIQRCTQLPSNLPVTDKMVFPDGQHNLAEEIEKGNIFLCDYKLLDGVESNTINGNKQFLTAPLVLLWKNNADHLVPVAIQLKQKPKEDNPIFYPSDSEYDWLIAKMFVRSANFNLYELNAHLLRTHLLAEVFAVSLLRNLPMVHPLYKLLIPHTRYTLNINFLARMLLISKGGTFAKFTSSGGEGALTILRRSLSTLTYSSLCIPDDIAERGLKDVPNFYYRDDGLQLWEIISRFVKSTLAFYYKTDAEVQEDTELQNWIKEIFQYGFLSQESTGIPQKFTTVDEMVKFVTMVIFTCSAQHSAVNSGQYDFGGWMPNSPTTMELAPPKEKGTTTEKTILETFPSVNTTVHAMATVWLLSKQSSDSIFLGQYPEKHFTERFPLLKIKEFQEELKKLSADIKARNSSLDLPYTYLDPEVVENSVSI